One Veillonellales bacterium DNA segment encodes these proteins:
- a CDS encoding UbiD family decarboxylase: MTQIPAIQQEGFDLQACIQFLQQSGSLVTVETAVSADHELAGVARKFEGKESVLFNKVDGYEYPVLAGLYWNRNSLAKIFGCPAEKLSFLFAEAVASWQKDPVAPVVLEQSPATEIVMAVPDLSCLPVPLHALGDGGHYFDCSVVIAKDPDTGVRNLSIHRMMVTGPRRMTMLMDVGRHLRDYYERAERRGKPLEITISNGIDPSVYIASVVPGAAAPIETDELGIASALLDRPVELVKSRTVEVEGVANAQFIIEAEILPHERENEGPFAEVAGYYANQDQRWVVNVKSISHRRSPIFQTLLPGKEVFNSVGLMGEANVFNLVSRQVPGITGVHLSHGGCGFYHAVVQIKKVYEGTQRNAILAAFAAFPPLKQVIVVDDDVDIYAADDVEWAMCTRFNPETDIVLVNKAFGHELNPVTKNGLTAKIGFDATAPQPRPKAYERVKFQAVDIANYKLKK; the protein is encoded by the coding sequence ATGACTCAAATTCCAGCGATTCAACAGGAAGGGTTTGATTTGCAGGCGTGCATTCAATTTTTACAGCAGTCTGGCAGCTTGGTGACAGTAGAAACAGCAGTCAGCGCTGATCATGAACTTGCCGGGGTGGCGCGTAAGTTTGAGGGAAAGGAAAGTGTGCTGTTTAACAAGGTCGACGGCTACGAATACCCTGTGCTTGCCGGCTTATACTGGAACCGCAATTCGTTGGCAAAAATATTTGGCTGCCCGGCAGAGAAGCTGTCTTTCCTCTTTGCGGAAGCGGTGGCGTCCTGGCAGAAAGACCCGGTTGCTCCCGTTGTCTTGGAACAGAGTCCGGCAACGGAAATAGTAATGGCTGTACCGGATTTAAGCTGTCTGCCGGTTCCGCTGCATGCCCTCGGCGACGGCGGGCATTATTTTGACTGCAGCGTAGTCATTGCCAAAGATCCGGACACCGGTGTACGGAATCTGTCGATTCACCGGATGATGGTTACAGGACCGAGACGGATGACGATGCTGATGGATGTAGGCCGTCATTTGCGGGATTACTACGAACGGGCGGAACGCCGGGGCAAGCCCCTGGAAATTACGATTTCAAACGGCATCGATCCGTCGGTGTATATCGCATCCGTTGTACCGGGGGCGGCAGCGCCGATTGAGACGGACGAACTGGGAATTGCCAGCGCTTTGCTCGACCGTCCCGTCGAATTAGTTAAATCCCGTACTGTCGAGGTGGAAGGCGTCGCCAATGCTCAGTTTATTATTGAGGCCGAAATTCTTCCCCACGAACGGGAGAATGAAGGACCTTTCGCGGAAGTTGCCGGTTATTACGCCAATCAGGATCAACGCTGGGTTGTCAATGTCAAATCAATTAGCCATCGCCGGTCGCCCATTTTCCAGACTCTTTTACCGGGTAAGGAGGTATTCAATTCGGTAGGACTGATGGGGGAAGCCAATGTGTTTAATTTGGTATCCAGGCAAGTCCCCGGCATTACGGGGGTTCATCTCAGTCATGGCGGCTGCGGGTTTTACCATGCCGTTGTCCAAATCAAAAAAGTATACGAAGGTACGCAGCGCAATGCGATTCTAGCTGCGTTTGCCGCCTTTCCTCCATTAAAACAGGTCATTGTGGTGGACGATGATGTGGATATTTATGCTGCCGATGATGTGGAATGGGCAATGTGCACCCGCTTCAATCCCGAGACCGATATTGTGCTGGTGAACAAGGCGTTTGGCCATGAGCTGAACCCTGTAACAAAAAACGGGTTAACGGCTAAAATCGGCTTCGACGCCACTGCGCCGCAGCCTCGGCCCAAAGCGTACGAACGGGTTAAATTTCAGGCGGTGGATATTGCCAATTATAAGCTAAAGAAATAA
- the addA gene encoding helicase-exonuclease AddAB subunit AddA, with translation MSWSEQQLAAIEARQQNLLVAAAAGSGKTSVLVERMIRRITDPLEPVDVDKMLVVTFTNAAAAEMRSRIGAALNDALRQQPRSRHLERQLVLLNSASISTIHSFCQTIVRQNFHLLNLDPQFRVAGDAEIKLLKGDVLEDLFEQRYGDGDAAFLRFADHYGNEKSDEPLYALVLGLYNFSRSHPWPDHWLGHLKQAFALPADTDIDATPWSGLIREKIVLELDRCRQQLDALSRKAAEPGMPAEYITTFTADKGVLDELIDAAGQSWVALAGALTRAEFAKIVSVKGLDETVKKYFQNSRKKVKDKVKECQTLYFDRPPEELLADMVTVAPLVDTLSRLTVDFGVEFAKAKRAKGLLDFNDLEHFCLQALLQPEAGPGELKPSAVATALRQKYAEIMVDEYQDTNGVQETILRLVARPDVPNLFLVGDVKQSIYRFRLAEPELFMEKYRCYPTNGDAPSRRIDLTQNFRSRAGVLHAVNFLFDQLMSARVAELDYGEAEQLNPGPDYPSSEGLTLTGPVELCLIDREDSQPAEIREDEEKETGDESEAVEEEELSGFEWEARFLVKRIGELMIAGYQVYDKSSKKYRKLTWRDMVVLLRSVKGKAGVLLNVLRQAGIPAYAEADAGYFKEIEVQVMLSLLSVIDNPRQDIQLAGVLRSPVVGLKAGQMAELRLAKPDADLWGALAAFVRQAEEFDGGQETDKSLRCQVREFVEQLNRWRSLSRRKGVPELIWQIYRDTGYYDYAGGMPGGTLRQANLRALYDRARQYETTNFRGLFRFLRFIDQLQDKGSDLAVARALGESEDVVRIMSIHKSKGLEFPVVFLADLGKQFNLQDSRALVLCHKTLGVGPYVTDPELRYRYPTLARQGIAHKLTMETKAEELRILYVALTRAREKLILIGSVDRLAKRAAEWCQFADRQTTSLPDSLIAGAKSYLDWLCPAIARHPSGQKLRDYGECNLEPAGEMADHPAAWEVNILSSGDLSEKTEEPAADLPLLNAVEHLQPVEEGEGTDWVEERLGWQYPFQAAVGKPAKVSVTEMKRRFDDLKEADGQPLIRTKLIVTRPRFLQTTGKLTGAEYGTVMHSVMQQLSLQGDLTAAGVKNQVADMVKRELLLPEQAAAIDANGVAGFFAGSLGQRLCASPRVRRELPFSLMLPAERYYEDLPAGKEGIFIQGVIDVLFDEGDDVILLDYKTDRAADSAELADRYALQLNLYAEAVQRIFHKTVKEKFLYAFSTRETIRVE, from the coding sequence ATGAGCTGGTCTGAACAGCAGCTTGCGGCCATTGAGGCCCGGCAGCAGAACTTGCTGGTAGCCGCCGCTGCCGGTTCCGGCAAGACGTCGGTACTGGTGGAGCGGATGATCCGCCGCATTACCGATCCGCTAGAGCCGGTGGATGTGGATAAAATGCTGGTGGTGACGTTTACCAATGCGGCGGCAGCCGAGATGCGGTCCCGGATCGGAGCCGCATTGAATGACGCTTTGCGGCAGCAGCCCCGTTCCCGCCATCTGGAGCGGCAGCTGGTGCTGCTGAACTCAGCTTCGATTTCCACTATTCACTCCTTTTGTCAGACTATCGTCAGACAGAACTTCCATTTGCTGAACTTGGATCCTCAGTTCCGGGTAGCCGGTGATGCGGAGATCAAGCTGCTGAAAGGCGATGTTTTGGAAGATTTGTTTGAGCAGCGTTACGGCGACGGCGATGCTGCGTTTCTCCGGTTCGCTGATCATTACGGCAATGAAAAAAGCGATGAACCGCTGTATGCTCTGGTTTTGGGACTGTACAATTTTTCCCGCAGCCACCCCTGGCCGGATCATTGGCTGGGACACTTGAAGCAGGCTTTTGCTTTACCGGCGGATACGGATATTGACGCTACGCCCTGGTCGGGGCTGATCCGGGAGAAGATTGTTTTAGAACTGGATCGCTGCCGGCAGCAGCTGGACGCTTTGAGCCGGAAAGCGGCGGAGCCGGGCATGCCGGCCGAATATATCACCACCTTTACGGCGGATAAAGGCGTACTGGATGAACTGATTGATGCTGCCGGTCAGTCCTGGGTTGCCTTGGCCGGGGCGCTGACGAGGGCTGAATTTGCTAAAATTGTCTCCGTCAAAGGGTTAGATGAAACTGTAAAAAAATATTTTCAAAACAGCCGCAAGAAGGTCAAGGATAAGGTGAAGGAGTGTCAAACTCTGTATTTTGACCGGCCGCCGGAAGAACTGCTGGCAGATATGGTGACTGTGGCACCGCTGGTCGATACCCTGTCCCGGCTGACCGTCGATTTTGGCGTGGAATTTGCTAAAGCAAAACGGGCCAAAGGATTGCTTGATTTTAACGACTTGGAACATTTTTGTCTTCAGGCTTTGCTACAGCCGGAAGCCGGCCCCGGTGAACTGAAGCCTTCCGCTGTTGCGACAGCTCTGCGGCAGAAGTACGCTGAAATTATGGTGGATGAATATCAGGATACGAATGGTGTACAAGAAACCATTCTCCGTCTGGTCGCTAGGCCGGATGTCCCCAATCTGTTTCTGGTGGGGGATGTGAAGCAGAGCATTTACCGGTTCCGGCTGGCCGAACCGGAGTTATTTATGGAAAAATACCGCTGCTATCCTACGAATGGTGATGCACCTTCCCGGCGTATCGATTTGACTCAAAATTTTCGCAGCCGGGCCGGTGTGCTCCATGCCGTGAATTTTCTCTTTGACCAGCTTATGTCGGCCCGGGTGGCGGAACTGGATTATGGCGAGGCGGAACAATTAAACCCCGGTCCGGATTATCCGTCCAGTGAAGGGTTGACTTTGACTGGACCGGTGGAACTTTGTCTCATCGACCGGGAGGACAGCCAGCCGGCAGAAATAAGGGAAGATGAAGAAAAAGAAACCGGGGATGAGAGCGAAGCCGTCGAGGAAGAGGAACTCAGCGGCTTTGAATGGGAAGCCCGTTTCCTGGTCAAACGCATCGGTGAGCTGATGATCGCCGGCTATCAGGTCTATGATAAAAGCAGCAAAAAATACCGGAAACTGACCTGGCGGGATATGGTCGTGCTGCTGCGGTCGGTGAAAGGCAAAGCCGGGGTATTGCTGAACGTACTGCGTCAGGCGGGAATACCGGCCTACGCTGAGGCGGATGCCGGCTATTTTAAAGAAATTGAAGTACAGGTCATGCTGTCCCTGTTAAGTGTGATTGACAACCCCCGCCAGGACATTCAGCTGGCCGGAGTATTGCGCTCACCGGTAGTGGGGTTGAAAGCCGGTCAGATGGCAGAGCTTCGTCTGGCAAAGCCGGACGCCGACTTATGGGGTGCCCTGGCTGCTTTTGTCCGGCAGGCGGAGGAGTTTGACGGCGGGCAGGAAACAGACAAATCTCTGAGGTGTCAGGTGAGAGAATTTGTTGAACAATTGAATCGCTGGCGGAGCTTGTCCCGCCGCAAAGGTGTGCCGGAACTAATCTGGCAGATTTACCGGGATACCGGCTATTACGATTACGCAGGCGGTATGCCGGGGGGAACGCTGCGCCAGGCCAACCTTCGCGCCCTTTACGACCGGGCCCGGCAATACGAGACCACAAATTTCCGCGGACTGTTCCGGTTCCTGCGGTTTATTGATCAGCTGCAGGACAAGGGCTCCGACCTTGCTGTGGCCAGAGCCTTGGGGGAAAGCGAAGACGTAGTGAGGATCATGAGCATTCATAAAAGCAAGGGGCTGGAATTTCCGGTGGTGTTTCTTGCCGATCTGGGAAAACAATTCAACCTTCAGGACAGCAGGGCGTTGGTGCTGTGCCATAAGACGCTGGGGGTAGGTCCTTATGTGACCGATCCGGAACTTCGTTACCGGTATCCCACCCTGGCCCGGCAGGGTATCGCTCATAAGCTGACGATGGAGACAAAAGCCGAGGAACTGCGCATCCTTTATGTGGCTCTTACCAGGGCACGGGAAAAATTGATTCTTATCGGGTCGGTGGACAGACTGGCCAAGCGGGCGGCGGAGTGGTGCCAGTTTGCCGATCGGCAGACGACCTCATTGCCGGATTCTCTCATTGCCGGCGCCAAGTCTTATCTGGACTGGCTTTGTCCGGCAATCGCCCGTCATCCGTCAGGGCAAAAGCTGCGCGACTACGGGGAGTGCAACTTGGAGCCAGCAGGGGAAATGGCCGATCATCCGGCTGCCTGGGAGGTCAATATTCTTTCTAGCGGCGATCTGAGCGAGAAAACCGAAGAGCCGGCTGCCGATCTGCCGCTGCTGAACGCTGTGGAGCATTTGCAGCCGGTGGAGGAGGGTGAAGGCACCGACTGGGTGGAAGAACGGCTGGGATGGCAGTATCCTTTCCAGGCGGCGGTGGGAAAACCGGCAAAAGTGTCGGTGACCGAGATGAAACGCCGGTTTGATGACCTGAAAGAAGCTGACGGCCAGCCATTGATTCGGACGAAGCTGATTGTGACCCGTCCCCGGTTTCTGCAAACGACCGGCAAATTGACCGGAGCCGAATACGGTACTGTCATGCACAGCGTTATGCAGCAGCTTTCCCTGCAAGGCGATTTGACGGCAGCGGGGGTTAAGAATCAGGTGGCGGATATGGTGAAGCGGGAACTGCTGTTGCCCGAGCAGGCTGCTGCCATTGACGCCAATGGCGTTGCCGGATTTTTTGCCGGTTCTTTGGGACAGCGGCTGTGCGCTTCGCCCCGCGTGCGGCGTGAACTGCCCTTCAGCCTTATGCTGCCGGCAGAGCGCTATTATGAAGATTTGCCTGCCGGCAAAGAAGGTATTTTTATTCAAGGGGTTATTGACGTACTGTTTGATGAAGGTGATGATGTCATCCTTCTGGACTATAAAACCGACCGGGCGGCAGACAGCGCCGAATTGGCCGACCGCTACGCCCTGCAGCTGAACTTATACGCCGAAGCCGTGCAACGAATTTTCCATAAAACCGTGAAGGAAAAATTCCTTTATGCTTTTAGCACCCGGGAGACGATCCGGGTGGAATGA